One window of Cervus elaphus chromosome 2, mCerEla1.1, whole genome shotgun sequence genomic DNA carries:
- the LOC122705574 gene encoding 60S ribosomal protein L17-like: MHIQKATKYLKDVTLKKQCVPFRRYNGGVGRCAQAKQWGWTQGRWPKKSAEFLLHMLKNAESNAELKGLDVDSLVIEHIQVNKAPKMRRRTYRAHGQINPYMSSPCHIEMILTEKEQIVPKPEEEVAQKKKISQKKLKKQKLMAQE; encoded by the coding sequence atgcatatccaaaaagccaccaagtatctgaaggatgtcactttaaagaagcaatgtgtGCCATTCCGTCGTTACAATGGTGGAGTTGGTAGGTGTGCACAGgccaaacagtggggctggacacagggtcggtggcccaaaaagagtgctgaatttttactacacatgctcaaaaatgcagagagtaatgctGAACTTAAGGGCTTAGATGTAGATTCTCTGGTCATTGAGCACATCCAAGTGAACAAAGCCCCCAAGATGAGGCGCAGGACTTACAGAGCTCACGGTCAGATCAACCCCTAcatgagctctccctgccacattgagatgatccttactgaaaaagaacagattgttcctaaaccagaagaggaggttgcacagaagaaaaagatatcccagaagaaactgaagaaacaaaaacttatggcccAGGAATAA